From one Butyricimonas faecihominis genomic stretch:
- the atpB gene encoding F0F1 ATP synthase subunit A → MKNDLKYILLTLVLLVGTLTAGAVRVAATGVSGEESQQVEDELAVRVDSVMQQEEREDKAFDPKKTIFEHLGDEYGWTIIGKVTIPLPVIVRDNGGEWYFFSSSRLADGKTYKGFHIAGEGAYEGKIVGVDATGNEYRPYDFSITKNAFSVMISGLITMLIVFSLVRFYKRKKFKAPRKGMGGLEMIVEMLYKEVIVSVLGKESKRYAPYLLTLFFFIFVSNMMGLIAVFPGGANVMGNMSITLVLALCTFVVINVSGTKEYWKEIFWPDVPMGLKCPVPLLPVIEIFGVFTKPVALMIRLFANMLGGHLIVLVLISLIFLFSVMGQVVLGVTTVFSVLFAVFMNLIHVLIGFIQAYVFMLLSTIFIGLARVRRVKS, encoded by the coding sequence ATGAAGAATGATTTAAAATATATATTGTTGACACTTGTTCTGTTGGTCGGAACGCTAACTGCAGGTGCGGTTAGAGTGGCCGCAACAGGTGTTAGCGGGGAAGAATCGCAACAGGTCGAGGACGAGCTTGCCGTACGGGTGGATTCCGTGATGCAGCAGGAGGAACGGGAGGATAAGGCTTTTGACCCTAAAAAGACTATTTTCGAGCATTTGGGGGACGAGTATGGATGGACGATTATCGGAAAGGTAACCATACCTCTGCCCGTGATTGTTCGGGATAATGGAGGGGAATGGTATTTTTTCAGTTCTTCACGTTTAGCAGACGGGAAAACATATAAAGGATTTCATATTGCCGGGGAAGGAGCTTATGAAGGGAAGATCGTGGGGGTAGATGCTACCGGAAACGAATATCGTCCTTATGATTTTTCTATCACCAAAAACGCTTTTTCCGTGATGATTAGCGGGCTGATCACGATGTTGATCGTGTTCTCGTTAGTTCGATTTTATAAAAGGAAAAAGTTTAAGGCCCCGCGTAAGGGAATGGGTGGTTTGGAAATGATCGTCGAAATGTTATATAAAGAGGTTATTGTCAGTGTGCTGGGAAAGGAATCCAAGCGATATGCACCCTATCTGTTGACATTGTTCTTTTTTATATTCGTATCCAATATGATGGGGTTGATAGCTGTATTCCCGGGAGGGGCGAACGTGATGGGAAATATGTCAATCACGCTGGTCTTGGCATTATGTACTTTCGTGGTGATTAATGTTTCAGGGACGAAAGAGTACTGGAAAGAGATATTTTGGCCGGATGTGCCTATGGGATTGAAATGTCCGGTACCCTTATTGCCTGTTATCGAGATATTCGGAGTGTTCACGAAACCGGTGGCTTTGATGATTCGTCTTTTCGCTAACATGTTGGGAGGACACTTGATTGTGTTGGTGTTGATTTCGTTGATCTTTCTGTTTAGCGTGATGGGACAGGTGGTATTGGGCGTTACAACGGTATTTTCAGTATTGTTTGCCGTGTTTATGAACTTGATTCACGTGTTGATCGGGTTTATTCAAGCATACGTGTTTATGTTGCTTTCAACAATCTTTATCGGGTTGGCGAGAGTGAGGAGAGTTAAAAGCTAA
- the atpC gene encoding ATP synthase F1 subunit epsilon, producing MILRIVSPEKVIYKGEVQMVKLPGTVGQFTVLENHAPLVSTLTPGEIVYKGSEEEKSVQIRGGVVEVRDNNVVVCIN from the coding sequence ATGATTTTAAGAATAGTATCTCCGGAAAAAGTGATTTATAAAGGTGAGGTGCAAATGGTGAAATTGCCTGGTACGGTGGGTCAGTTTACCGTGTTGGAAAATCATGCACCGTTAGTATCGACATTGACTCCGGGAGAAATTGTCTATAAAGGGTCAGAAGAGGAAAAGAGTGTACAGATTCGCGGGGGAGTTGTGGAAGTTCGGGACAATAATGTGGTGGTTTGTATAAATTGA
- the atpE gene encoding ATP synthase F0 subunit C translates to MESLILLEVAAAGLSLAKIGACVGAGLAAIAAGIGIGKIGSSAMDAIARQPEETNNIRTNMIVIAALIEGVALFAIIVCLLALFV, encoded by the coding sequence ATGGAAAGTTTGATTTTATTGGAAGTAGCAGCAGCCGGGTTAAGTCTGGCTAAGATAGGTGCATGTGTTGGAGCTGGTTTGGCAGCTATTGCTGCAGGTATTGGTATCGGTAAGATCGGTTCTTCGGCGATGGATGCTATTGCCCGTCAGCCGGAAGAGACTAACAATATCAGAACCAATATGATCGTGATTGCGGCTTTGATCGAGGGTGTTGCTCTTTTCGCAATTATCGTTTGTTTATTAGCATTGTTTGTATAA
- the atpD gene encoding F0F1 ATP synthase subunit beta, which produces MTQKVGYVTQVIGPVVDVIFEGGGVDLPPIYEALEIERENGSKLIVEVEQHVGEDTVRCVAMDTTDGLYRGMKVLDLGRTLTMPMGDQIKGRLLNVTGDAIDYLAPLDYKETSSIHREAPKFEDLSIKEELLLTGIKVIDLLEPYSKGGKIGLFGGAGVGKTVLIMEMINNIAKGHNGYSVFAGVGERTREGNDLLREMIESGVINYGDKFKEEMAKGKWDLESVDMEKVNQSQATLVFGQMNEPPGARLRVALSGLTVAEMFRDSNAGGKEILFFIDNIFRFTQAGSEVSALLGRMPSAVGYQPTLASEMGKLQERITSTKNGSITSIQAIYVPADDLTDPAPATTFSFLDATTVLSRKITELGIYPAVDPLESSSRILDPAIVGEEHYQTAQRVVELLQHYNELQDIIAILGVDELSDSDKIVVARARRAQRFLSQPFHVAEQFTGIPGVMVPLEETIRGFKMILDGDMDEYPEQAFMNTGTIDDVIKKGKEMIEQAKKRN; this is translated from the coding sequence ATGACACAGAAAGTCGGATACGTGACACAAGTGATTGGTCCTGTTGTGGACGTCATTTTTGAAGGTGGAGGGGTTGACTTACCTCCTATTTACGAGGCTCTGGAGATTGAGAGGGAGAATGGCTCGAAGTTGATTGTCGAGGTGGAACAACACGTGGGAGAAGATACCGTGCGTTGTGTAGCAATGGATACCACCGACGGTTTATATCGCGGTATGAAGGTTTTGGATTTAGGACGGACCTTGACGATGCCTATGGGGGACCAGATTAAGGGACGTTTGTTGAACGTGACAGGTGATGCTATTGACTATCTGGCCCCATTGGATTACAAAGAAACGAGTTCTATACATCGAGAGGCACCGAAATTTGAAGATTTGTCTATCAAGGAGGAATTGCTGCTTACGGGAATAAAGGTGATCGATCTGTTGGAACCTTATTCTAAAGGTGGAAAGATCGGTCTGTTCGGGGGTGCCGGAGTTGGTAAAACAGTGTTAATCATGGAAATGATTAATAATATTGCCAAAGGACATAATGGATATTCCGTGTTTGCCGGAGTCGGAGAACGTACCCGGGAAGGGAACGATTTGTTGCGGGAGATGATAGAATCGGGGGTTATCAACTATGGTGACAAGTTTAAGGAGGAGATGGCAAAGGGGAAGTGGGATTTGGAGAGCGTGGACATGGAGAAGGTGAACCAGTCGCAGGCAACATTGGTTTTCGGACAGATGAATGAACCTCCCGGGGCTCGTTTACGAGTGGCTTTGTCCGGGTTGACGGTTGCGGAAATGTTTAGGGATTCGAATGCTGGAGGAAAAGAAATTTTGTTCTTTATTGATAATATTTTCCGTTTCACGCAAGCCGGGTCGGAGGTATCGGCCCTGTTGGGACGTATGCCGTCAGCAGTAGGTTATCAACCGACATTGGCATCGGAGATGGGTAAGTTACAAGAACGTATCACTTCCACGAAGAATGGCTCAATTACTTCTATCCAGGCCATTTATGTTCCGGCTGACGACTTGACAGACCCGGCACCGGCCACGACGTTCAGTTTCTTGGACGCCACGACGGTGTTGAGTCGTAAGATCACCGAATTGGGTATTTATCCGGCGGTAGATCCATTGGAATCTTCTTCGCGTATTCTTGATCCGGCAATTGTTGGAGAAGAACATTATCAAACCGCACAAAGAGTGGTCGAATTATTGCAGCATTACAACGAGTTGCAGGATATTATTGCAATTTTGGGGGTTGATGAATTATCTGATTCGGATAAAATCGTGGTAGCACGGGCTCGTCGGGCGCAACGTTTCTTATCGCAACCTTTCCACGTGGCTGAACAATTCACCGGAATTCCCGGGGTTATGGTTCCGTTGGAAGAAACGATTCGAGGTTTCAAGATGATTCTCGATGGGGATATGGATGAATATCCGGAGCAGGCATTTATGAATACCGGAACCATTGATGATGTGATCAAGAAAGGGAAAGAGATGATTGAACAAGCGAAGAAAAGAAATTAG